Sequence from the Ignavibacteriota bacterium genome:
GACTTCGAGCACCACTGTCTGTTCCACGAGAAAATCCATCCTGTATCCGCAATCAAGATGGATGCCGTCATAATACACCGGTACAATCCGTTCAGTCTCGAAGACGAGATGGTGTTTCCGGAATTCATGTGCGAGGCAATGAGCATACGTCGACTCCAGCAGGCCGGGGCCGAGCGCGCGGTGCACGGCTATTGCGCACCCGATGATTTGTTCCGTGATACGTTGATGATCCATCTCGTCCTCCCTAAACAATCCGGACTTTATACGCAGTGAGAAAAACATTTGTTCCCGAATTCCATCGACCCGTTGAATCGTGTTCAACCTTCCCATCCGTCCACCCCCGCGGGAACGGCACTACGCCCAACAGCCACCCC
This genomic interval carries:
- a CDS encoding GxxExxY protein, whose product is MDHQRITEQIIGCAIAVHRALGPGLLESTYAHCLAHEFRKHHLVFETERIVPVYYDGIHLDCGYRMDFLVEQTVVLEVKSMEKILPLHQAQVLTYMRLGCWPVGLLINFNVEILKIGIRRLYLSPRYLNPYS